In the genome of Prevotella sp. HUN102, one region contains:
- a CDS encoding PRTRC system protein C, with product MALEIKGMKRTFKFRKGSENITLKDPDGSYSPDMVMSYYANIYPELTTATVHGPSISDDKAEYEFKTTIGVKG from the coding sequence ATGGCACTCGAAATCAAAGGAATGAAGAGAACATTCAAGTTCAGGAAAGGCAGTGAGAACATCACACTCAAAGATCCCGACGGCAGCTACAGCCCCGACATGGTCATGAGCTACTATGCCAACATCTATCCGGAGCTGACGACGGCGACGGTACACGGCCCAAGCATCAGTGATGACAAAGCCGAGTATGAGTTCAAGACGACCATCGGTGTAAAAGGATGA